In the Diprion similis isolate iyDipSimi1 chromosome 2, iyDipSimi1.1, whole genome shotgun sequence genome, one interval contains:
- the LOC124414329 gene encoding voltage-dependent calcium channel subunit alpha-2/delta-3 isoform X2, with protein sequence MRKTIVKTFSASTMSHNEHLVVCRFSIIFIILLVPGVSVAQNAKTVEQWAERIGSELWRLANATARPDDLKNQYVKQNARIEEKSGMEMVKSISESVGRMLSRKMDAVRCILETAERSAVLYNASALPQRIGLTNETIRNMNMSYISGKYSSVNNVSVQLPESLINTSAMYSPMNLTADSHFHNIPVNTHFSSVHVPTNVYDLDQKVNAAIQWSKALNKVFRQNYRSDPALSWQYFGSSTGMLRLYPAIQWRTEDDKPDLYDCRMRSWFIESATCSKDMVILIDVSGSMHGMGYSIAKTTAAEILGTLSNNDFVTIIAYTNETTEVVPCFNGTLVQATPENIEVFKQALQNINATNPTILSKAFNKAFDLLETFRTSKQCNATNPCTQAIMLLTDGVPGDIAEVFAERNRLENGTYVPVRVFTYLLGHDVTKTPDIQSMACSNRGYYSHVHTLSEVREQVLKYINVIARPLVLQELNHPLSWTHAYADISPNPEESNTSTALKTSYQEYRLLTSVSVPAFDLKGNRENETKLANLLGVAGTDVPLEEINKLTLPYKLGVNGYAFIVSNNGYAILHPDLRPAYKGTLKVNYNSIDLTEVEVIGEDLGPRIPGKEVLELREALVNHKNGTLENVTVKFHYDDYRRVTFEKRNYFYEALPGTPFGLAIALPEYGTKWINVGEEIKKNWIMEKKIMDYFRGDRWRIHPGWVYCRFHYLEGHEFDRPEDELRFFLEALDEPDTWEWHEQYEASPGANNTDEKIDDEDDDVTVETDYTTDDGDFMNPNEEQMPENGTENACNRKTLDDDDYYCNKELMELLVFDAKATNVSFTGKFVFSNETERQLAAIYGVFLRFVATQSGLTRWQDVGDSPDVENDSWFWNQEEKNVKPEFGDLHRRAVNEPWYKGAIFQHNVDPESISVTVPTTQGAAAIVTVAQAIFPKDGAQKAPAAVIGLQMPMESLYARFQDLTHDHTDSNFSCSNAETDCYLIDQNGYVVVSDLNETGIFFGTVQGGVMNSMIYQGVYKRVVFYDYQGLCSYPTYKGAANFLKTPFHHLSQLVIWLIARLMWLTSQIVEFPLAWAKKDMNEDAPEPPDPPELVTEYYACDEKRTLYILQPEVTEHLSNVSTYPSRPFYAEKVPSTNLVLVVVNASYTSLYDRIEILPTEMRPESYPNGQEFPCHKLNLTHLGRRGLEGCYAEDPAEDEIKDCGS encoded by the exons atgcGTAAAACAATCGTGAAAACTTTTAGTGCCTCGACTATGTCCCACAACGAGCACCTCGTCGTATGCAGGTTCTCCATAATATTCATCATTCTACTTGTACCTGGTGTCAGCGTCGCTCAAAATGCCAAAAC TGTTGAACAGTGGGCGGAAAGAATCGGTTCGGAACTATGGCGACTTGCGAATGCTACGGCACGCCCGGATGATTTAAAGAAT CAATACGTGAAGCAAAATGCCCGAATCGAGGAGAAATCGGGAATGGAGATGGTCAAGTCAATTTCAGAGAGCGTTGGACGTATGTTAAGTCGAAAGATGGACGCGGTCCGCTGCATCCTGGAGACGGCCGAAAGATCGGCTGTGCTATACAACGCAAGCGCACTTCCTCAGAGGATCGGTCTTACCAACGAGACAATACGTAATATGAACATGTCCTACATCTCGGGAAAATACAGTTCCGTCAATAATGTGTCTGTCCAGTTGCCAGAATCCCTCATCAACACATCTGCCATGT ACAGTCCGATGAACCTCACTGCAGATTCCCACTTTCACAACATCCCCGTGAACACGCACTTCTCCTCTGTCCACGTGCCTACGAATGTGTACGATCTGGACCAGAAGGTAAACGCCGCGATACAATGGTCGAAGGCCTTGAACAAAGTATTTCGACAAAACTACAGATCCGACCCAGCCCTTTCCTGGCAGTATTTCGGCTCGAGTACCGGCATGCTTCGGCTGTACCCGGCCATACAATGGCGCACAGAAGATGACAAGCCTGACCTTTACGACTGCAGGATGCGTAGCTGGTTCATCGAGTCGGCTACATGCAGCAAAGACATGGTCATCCTCATCGACGTTAGTGGTAGCATGCACGGCATGGGCTACTCGATCG CAAAGACAACGGCAGCCGAAATTTTGGGAACTCTGTCTAACAACGACTTCGTGACGATAATTGCCTATACGAACGAAACAACCGAAGTGGTGCCTTGCTTCAATGGTACCTTGGTACAAGCAACTCCTGAGAATATAGAAGTATTCAAACAAGCATTGCAGAATATAAACGCCACGAATCCAACGATCCTCAGCAAAGCATTCAACAAGGCTTTCGACCTCTTGGAGACATTTCGAACGTCCAAACAGTGTAACGCAACAAATCCATGCACCCAGGCTATTATGCTTCTTACCGATGGTGTGCCCGGAGACATTGCTGAG GTATTTGCCGAGCGGAACAGGCTGGAGAACGGAACGTACGTGCCGGTCCGTGTTTTTACGTATCTGCTTGGCCATGACGTTACGAAGACACCGGATATCCAGTCGATGGCTTGCTCAAACAGAGGCTACTACTCTCACGTCCACACCCTTTCAGAGGTCCGGGAACAAGTGCTCAAGTACATCAATGTCATAGCGAGACCGCTCGTACTCCAGGAGCTTAATCATCCGCTCAGTTGGACTCATGCCTACGCGGACATCTCG CCAAATCCGGAGGAGTCTAACACGTCCACTGCACTGAAGACGTCCTATCAGGAATACCGGCTGTTAACATCCGTCAGTGTCCCAGCGTTCGACCTGAAGGGCAACCGGGAAAACGAGACGAAACTTGCCAACCTTTTAGGGGTCGCCGGGACCGATGTTCCCCTGGAAGAGATAAACAAGTTGACGCTTCCTTATAAACTCGGCGTTAACGGGTACGCTTTCATAGTTTCCAACAACGGGTACGCTATCCTTCATCCTGACCTGAGACCCGCCTACAAGGGAACTCTGAAGGTAAACTACAACAGCATCGACCTCACGGAGGTGGAAGTTATCGGTGAAGATCTGGGACCCAG AATACCCGGAAAGGAGGTGCTGGAGCTGAGAGAAGCTCTGGTCAACCATAAAAATGGTACTTTGGAAAATGTCACGGTGAAGTTTCATTACGACGACTACAGGAGGGTCACCTTCGAGAAACGAAACTACTTTTATGAAGCCCTACCAGGAACACCCTTCGGCCTGGCCATCGCACTTCCGGAATATGGTACCAAATGGATCAAT GTTGGTGAAGAGATAAAGAAGAACTGGattatggagaaaaaaatcatggacTATTTCCGCGGTGATCGTTGGCGAATTCATCCCGGCTGGGTCTACTGCCGTTTTCACTATCTTGAAGGACATGAGTTTGATCGACCCGAAGACGAGCTGAGGTTCTTTCTTGAAGCTCTTGATGAACCCGATACCTGGGAATGGCACGAACAGTACGAGGCCAGTCCAGGTGCCAATAATACAGACGAGAAGATAGATGATGAAGACGATGATGTAACTGTCGAAACTGACTATACGACTGATGATGGCGACTTCATGAACCCAAACGAAGAACAGATGCCAGAAAATGGTACTGAGAACGCTTGCAATCGGAAGACTCTTGACGATGACGATTATTACTGCAACAAGGAATTAATGGAACTTCTTGTTTTCGACGCGAAAGCGACAAACGTCAGTTTCACAGGAAAATTCGTCTTTTCAAATGAGACAGAACGGCAATTGGCCGCCATCTACGGAGTCTTTCTGCGATTTGTCGCAACCCAGAGTGGACTCACGCGTTGGCAAGACGTTGGAGACTCTCCTGATGTAGAAAATGATTCATGGTTTTGGAaccaggaagaaaaaaatgttaaacccGAGTTTGGCGACCTCCATCGACGAGCGGTAAATGAACCATGGTATAAGGGAGCCATTTTTCAGCACAACGTTGATCCCGAAAGTATCTCGGTGACAG TTCCAACTACTCAAGGAGCAGCCGCCATCGTGACTGTGGCACAAGCGATATTCCCCAAAGATGGAGCCCAAAAGGCTCCTGCGGCCGTTATCGGATTGCAAATGCCGATGGAGTCTTTATACGCGAGGTTTCAGGACCTGACTCATGACCATACGGATTCAAACTTTTCCTGTTCTAATGCAGAGACCGATTGCTACCTGATAGACCAGAACGGCTACGTCGTAGTTTCTGACTTGAACGAAACTGGGATATTCTTTGGGACCGTTCAGGGTGGCGTTATGAATTCCATGATTTACCAAGGCGTGTACAAGCGCGTAGTGTTCTACGATTATCAAGGGCTTTGTTCCTATCCT ACATACAAGGGTGCCGCTAATTTCCTCAAGACTCCATTTCACCATTTGTCACAACTCGTCATCTGGCTCATTGCTCGCCTGATGTGGCTAACTTCGCAGATCGTCGAGTTTCCGTTGGCTTGGGCTAAGAAAGATATGAACGAAGACGCCCCAGAGCCGCCTGATCCGCCCGAACTGGTTACCGAATACTACGCTTGTGACGAAAAAAGGACCCTCTACATTTTGCAGCCGGAAGTCACAGAACATTTGAGCAACGTCTCGACCTACCCGTCGCGACCATTTTATGCTGAAAAG GTCCCTTCTACCAACCTCGTGCTTGTCGTCGTCAATGCTTCGTACACGTCGCTTTACGACCGCATTGAAATACTTCCGACGGAGATGCGACCAGAGTCTTACCCCAATGGCCAGGAATTCCCCTGCCACAAACTGAATCTCACACACCTAGGGAGACGTGGACTTGAAGGATGTTACGCGGAAGATCCTGCGGAGGATGAAATTAAAGACTGTGGCTCTTGA
- the LOC124414329 gene encoding voltage-dependent calcium channel subunit alpha-2/delta-3 isoform X3, with protein sequence MNRVGLKSQYVKQNARIEEKSGMEMVKSISESVGRMLSRKMDAVRCILETAERSAVLYNASALPQRIGLTNETIRNMNMSYISGKYSSVNNVSVQLPESLINTSAMYSPMNLTADSHFHNIPVNTHFSSVHVPTNVYDLDQKVNAAIQWSKALNKVFRQNYRSDPALSWQYFGSSTGMLRLYPAIQWRTEDDKPDLYDCRMRSWFIESATCSKDMVILIDVSGSMHGMGYSIAKTTAAEILGTLSNNDFVTIIAYTNETTEVVPCFNGTLVQATPENIEVFKQALQNINATNPTILSKAFNKAFDLLETFRTSKQCNATNPCTQAIMLLTDGVPGDIAEVFAERNRLENGTYVPVRVFTYLLGHDVTKTPDIQSMACSNRGYYSHVHTLSEVREQVLKYINVIARPLVLQELNHPLSWTHAYADISNPALATWLGLVMEHPEQKSRLITHLKGKEQGVQINEDAIYIQKPNPEESNTSTALKTSYQEYRLLTSVSVPAFDLKGNRENETKLANLLGVAGTDVPLEEINKLTLPYKLGVNGYAFIVSNNGYAILHPDLRPAYKGTLKVNYNSIDLTEVEVIGEDLGPRIPGKEVLELREALVNHKNGTLENVTVKFHYDDYRRVTFEKRNYFYEALPGTPFGLAIALPEYGTKWINVGEEIKKNWIMEKKIMDYFRGDRWRIHPGWVYCRFHYLEGHEFDRPEDELRFFLEALDEPDTWEWHEQYEASPGANNTDEKIDDEDDDVTVETDYTTDDGDFMNPNEEQMPENGTENACNRKTLDDDDYYCNKELMELLVFDAKATNVSFTGKFVFSNETERQLAAIYGVFLRFVATQSGLTRWQDVGDSPDVENDSWFWNQEEKNVKPEFGDLHRRAVNEPWYKGAIFQHNVDPESISVTVPTTQGAAAIVTVAQAIFPKDGAQKAPAAVIGLQMPMESLYARFQDLTHDHTDSNFSCSNAETDCYLIDQNGYVVVSDLNETGIFFGTVQGGVMNSMIYQGVYKRVVFYDYQGLCSYPTYKGAANFLKTPFHHLSQLVIWLIARLMWLTSQIVEFPLAWAKKDMNEDAPEPPDPPELVTEYYACDEKRTLYILQPEVTEHLSNVSTYPSRPFYAEKVPSTNLVLVVVNASYTSLYDRIEILPTEMRPESYPNGQEFPCHKLNLTHLGRRGLEGCYAEDPAEDEIKDCGS encoded by the exons ATGAATCGAGTCGGCTTAAAGTCT CAATACGTGAAGCAAAATGCCCGAATCGAGGAGAAATCGGGAATGGAGATGGTCAAGTCAATTTCAGAGAGCGTTGGACGTATGTTAAGTCGAAAGATGGACGCGGTCCGCTGCATCCTGGAGACGGCCGAAAGATCGGCTGTGCTATACAACGCAAGCGCACTTCCTCAGAGGATCGGTCTTACCAACGAGACAATACGTAATATGAACATGTCCTACATCTCGGGAAAATACAGTTCCGTCAATAATGTGTCTGTCCAGTTGCCAGAATCCCTCATCAACACATCTGCCATGT ACAGTCCGATGAACCTCACTGCAGATTCCCACTTTCACAACATCCCCGTGAACACGCACTTCTCCTCTGTCCACGTGCCTACGAATGTGTACGATCTGGACCAGAAGGTAAACGCCGCGATACAATGGTCGAAGGCCTTGAACAAAGTATTTCGACAAAACTACAGATCCGACCCAGCCCTTTCCTGGCAGTATTTCGGCTCGAGTACCGGCATGCTTCGGCTGTACCCGGCCATACAATGGCGCACAGAAGATGACAAGCCTGACCTTTACGACTGCAGGATGCGTAGCTGGTTCATCGAGTCGGCTACATGCAGCAAAGACATGGTCATCCTCATCGACGTTAGTGGTAGCATGCACGGCATGGGCTACTCGATCG CAAAGACAACGGCAGCCGAAATTTTGGGAACTCTGTCTAACAACGACTTCGTGACGATAATTGCCTATACGAACGAAACAACCGAAGTGGTGCCTTGCTTCAATGGTACCTTGGTACAAGCAACTCCTGAGAATATAGAAGTATTCAAACAAGCATTGCAGAATATAAACGCCACGAATCCAACGATCCTCAGCAAAGCATTCAACAAGGCTTTCGACCTCTTGGAGACATTTCGAACGTCCAAACAGTGTAACGCAACAAATCCATGCACCCAGGCTATTATGCTTCTTACCGATGGTGTGCCCGGAGACATTGCTGAG GTATTTGCCGAGCGGAACAGGCTGGAGAACGGAACGTACGTGCCGGTCCGTGTTTTTACGTATCTGCTTGGCCATGACGTTACGAAGACACCGGATATCCAGTCGATGGCTTGCTCAAACAGAGGCTACTACTCTCACGTCCACACCCTTTCAGAGGTCCGGGAACAAGTGCTCAAGTACATCAATGTCATAGCGAGACCGCTCGTACTCCAGGAGCTTAATCATCCGCTCAGTTGGACTCATGCCTACGCGGACATCTCG AATCCGGCACTAGCTACGTGGCTGGGGTTGGTAATGGAGCACCCTGAGCAAAAGTCGAGGCTCATCACGCATCTGAAAGGAAAGGAACAAGGCGTACAAATAAACGAAGATGCCATCTACATTCAGAAG CCAAATCCGGAGGAGTCTAACACGTCCACTGCACTGAAGACGTCCTATCAGGAATACCGGCTGTTAACATCCGTCAGTGTCCCAGCGTTCGACCTGAAGGGCAACCGGGAAAACGAGACGAAACTTGCCAACCTTTTAGGGGTCGCCGGGACCGATGTTCCCCTGGAAGAGATAAACAAGTTGACGCTTCCTTATAAACTCGGCGTTAACGGGTACGCTTTCATAGTTTCCAACAACGGGTACGCTATCCTTCATCCTGACCTGAGACCCGCCTACAAGGGAACTCTGAAGGTAAACTACAACAGCATCGACCTCACGGAGGTGGAAGTTATCGGTGAAGATCTGGGACCCAG AATACCCGGAAAGGAGGTGCTGGAGCTGAGAGAAGCTCTGGTCAACCATAAAAATGGTACTTTGGAAAATGTCACGGTGAAGTTTCATTACGACGACTACAGGAGGGTCACCTTCGAGAAACGAAACTACTTTTATGAAGCCCTACCAGGAACACCCTTCGGCCTGGCCATCGCACTTCCGGAATATGGTACCAAATGGATCAAT GTTGGTGAAGAGATAAAGAAGAACTGGattatggagaaaaaaatcatggacTATTTCCGCGGTGATCGTTGGCGAATTCATCCCGGCTGGGTCTACTGCCGTTTTCACTATCTTGAAGGACATGAGTTTGATCGACCCGAAGACGAGCTGAGGTTCTTTCTTGAAGCTCTTGATGAACCCGATACCTGGGAATGGCACGAACAGTACGAGGCCAGTCCAGGTGCCAATAATACAGACGAGAAGATAGATGATGAAGACGATGATGTAACTGTCGAAACTGACTATACGACTGATGATGGCGACTTCATGAACCCAAACGAAGAACAGATGCCAGAAAATGGTACTGAGAACGCTTGCAATCGGAAGACTCTTGACGATGACGATTATTACTGCAACAAGGAATTAATGGAACTTCTTGTTTTCGACGCGAAAGCGACAAACGTCAGTTTCACAGGAAAATTCGTCTTTTCAAATGAGACAGAACGGCAATTGGCCGCCATCTACGGAGTCTTTCTGCGATTTGTCGCAACCCAGAGTGGACTCACGCGTTGGCAAGACGTTGGAGACTCTCCTGATGTAGAAAATGATTCATGGTTTTGGAaccaggaagaaaaaaatgttaaacccGAGTTTGGCGACCTCCATCGACGAGCGGTAAATGAACCATGGTATAAGGGAGCCATTTTTCAGCACAACGTTGATCCCGAAAGTATCTCGGTGACAG TTCCAACTACTCAAGGAGCAGCCGCCATCGTGACTGTGGCACAAGCGATATTCCCCAAAGATGGAGCCCAAAAGGCTCCTGCGGCCGTTATCGGATTGCAAATGCCGATGGAGTCTTTATACGCGAGGTTTCAGGACCTGACTCATGACCATACGGATTCAAACTTTTCCTGTTCTAATGCAGAGACCGATTGCTACCTGATAGACCAGAACGGCTACGTCGTAGTTTCTGACTTGAACGAAACTGGGATATTCTTTGGGACCGTTCAGGGTGGCGTTATGAATTCCATGATTTACCAAGGCGTGTACAAGCGCGTAGTGTTCTACGATTATCAAGGGCTTTGTTCCTATCCT ACATACAAGGGTGCCGCTAATTTCCTCAAGACTCCATTTCACCATTTGTCACAACTCGTCATCTGGCTCATTGCTCGCCTGATGTGGCTAACTTCGCAGATCGTCGAGTTTCCGTTGGCTTGGGCTAAGAAAGATATGAACGAAGACGCCCCAGAGCCGCCTGATCCGCCCGAACTGGTTACCGAATACTACGCTTGTGACGAAAAAAGGACCCTCTACATTTTGCAGCCGGAAGTCACAGAACATTTGAGCAACGTCTCGACCTACCCGTCGCGACCATTTTATGCTGAAAAG GTCCCTTCTACCAACCTCGTGCTTGTCGTCGTCAATGCTTCGTACACGTCGCTTTACGACCGCATTGAAATACTTCCGACGGAGATGCGACCAGAGTCTTACCCCAATGGCCAGGAATTCCCCTGCCACAAACTGAATCTCACACACCTAGGGAGACGTGGACTTGAAGGATGTTACGCGGAAGATCCTGCGGAGGATGAAATTAAAGACTGTGGCTCTTGA
- the LOC124414329 gene encoding voltage-dependent calcium channel subunit alpha-2/delta-3 isoform X1 yields the protein MRKTIVKTFSASTMSHNEHLVVCRFSIIFIILLVPGVSVAQNAKTVEQWAERIGSELWRLANATARPDDLKNQYVKQNARIEEKSGMEMVKSISESVGRMLSRKMDAVRCILETAERSAVLYNASALPQRIGLTNETIRNMNMSYISGKYSSVNNVSVQLPESLINTSAMYSPMNLTADSHFHNIPVNTHFSSVHVPTNVYDLDQKVNAAIQWSKALNKVFRQNYRSDPALSWQYFGSSTGMLRLYPAIQWRTEDDKPDLYDCRMRSWFIESATCSKDMVILIDVSGSMHGMGYSIAKTTAAEILGTLSNNDFVTIIAYTNETTEVVPCFNGTLVQATPENIEVFKQALQNINATNPTILSKAFNKAFDLLETFRTSKQCNATNPCTQAIMLLTDGVPGDIAEVFAERNRLENGTYVPVRVFTYLLGHDVTKTPDIQSMACSNRGYYSHVHTLSEVREQVLKYINVIARPLVLQELNHPLSWTHAYADISNPALATWLGLVMEHPEQKSRLITHLKGKEQGVQINEDAIYIQKPNPEESNTSTALKTSYQEYRLLTSVSVPAFDLKGNRENETKLANLLGVAGTDVPLEEINKLTLPYKLGVNGYAFIVSNNGYAILHPDLRPAYKGTLKVNYNSIDLTEVEVIGEDLGPRIPGKEVLELREALVNHKNGTLENVTVKFHYDDYRRVTFEKRNYFYEALPGTPFGLAIALPEYGTKWINVGEEIKKNWIMEKKIMDYFRGDRWRIHPGWVYCRFHYLEGHEFDRPEDELRFFLEALDEPDTWEWHEQYEASPGANNTDEKIDDEDDDVTVETDYTTDDGDFMNPNEEQMPENGTENACNRKTLDDDDYYCNKELMELLVFDAKATNVSFTGKFVFSNETERQLAAIYGVFLRFVATQSGLTRWQDVGDSPDVENDSWFWNQEEKNVKPEFGDLHRRAVNEPWYKGAIFQHNVDPESISVTVPTTQGAAAIVTVAQAIFPKDGAQKAPAAVIGLQMPMESLYARFQDLTHDHTDSNFSCSNAETDCYLIDQNGYVVVSDLNETGIFFGTVQGGVMNSMIYQGVYKRVVFYDYQGLCSYPTYKGAANFLKTPFHHLSQLVIWLIARLMWLTSQIVEFPLAWAKKDMNEDAPEPPDPPELVTEYYACDEKRTLYILQPEVTEHLSNVSTYPSRPFYAEKVPSTNLVLVVVNASYTSLYDRIEILPTEMRPESYPNGQEFPCHKLNLTHLGRRGLEGCYAEDPAEDEIKDCGS from the exons atgcGTAAAACAATCGTGAAAACTTTTAGTGCCTCGACTATGTCCCACAACGAGCACCTCGTCGTATGCAGGTTCTCCATAATATTCATCATTCTACTTGTACCTGGTGTCAGCGTCGCTCAAAATGCCAAAAC TGTTGAACAGTGGGCGGAAAGAATCGGTTCGGAACTATGGCGACTTGCGAATGCTACGGCACGCCCGGATGATTTAAAGAAT CAATACGTGAAGCAAAATGCCCGAATCGAGGAGAAATCGGGAATGGAGATGGTCAAGTCAATTTCAGAGAGCGTTGGACGTATGTTAAGTCGAAAGATGGACGCGGTCCGCTGCATCCTGGAGACGGCCGAAAGATCGGCTGTGCTATACAACGCAAGCGCACTTCCTCAGAGGATCGGTCTTACCAACGAGACAATACGTAATATGAACATGTCCTACATCTCGGGAAAATACAGTTCCGTCAATAATGTGTCTGTCCAGTTGCCAGAATCCCTCATCAACACATCTGCCATGT ACAGTCCGATGAACCTCACTGCAGATTCCCACTTTCACAACATCCCCGTGAACACGCACTTCTCCTCTGTCCACGTGCCTACGAATGTGTACGATCTGGACCAGAAGGTAAACGCCGCGATACAATGGTCGAAGGCCTTGAACAAAGTATTTCGACAAAACTACAGATCCGACCCAGCCCTTTCCTGGCAGTATTTCGGCTCGAGTACCGGCATGCTTCGGCTGTACCCGGCCATACAATGGCGCACAGAAGATGACAAGCCTGACCTTTACGACTGCAGGATGCGTAGCTGGTTCATCGAGTCGGCTACATGCAGCAAAGACATGGTCATCCTCATCGACGTTAGTGGTAGCATGCACGGCATGGGCTACTCGATCG CAAAGACAACGGCAGCCGAAATTTTGGGAACTCTGTCTAACAACGACTTCGTGACGATAATTGCCTATACGAACGAAACAACCGAAGTGGTGCCTTGCTTCAATGGTACCTTGGTACAAGCAACTCCTGAGAATATAGAAGTATTCAAACAAGCATTGCAGAATATAAACGCCACGAATCCAACGATCCTCAGCAAAGCATTCAACAAGGCTTTCGACCTCTTGGAGACATTTCGAACGTCCAAACAGTGTAACGCAACAAATCCATGCACCCAGGCTATTATGCTTCTTACCGATGGTGTGCCCGGAGACATTGCTGAG GTATTTGCCGAGCGGAACAGGCTGGAGAACGGAACGTACGTGCCGGTCCGTGTTTTTACGTATCTGCTTGGCCATGACGTTACGAAGACACCGGATATCCAGTCGATGGCTTGCTCAAACAGAGGCTACTACTCTCACGTCCACACCCTTTCAGAGGTCCGGGAACAAGTGCTCAAGTACATCAATGTCATAGCGAGACCGCTCGTACTCCAGGAGCTTAATCATCCGCTCAGTTGGACTCATGCCTACGCGGACATCTCG AATCCGGCACTAGCTACGTGGCTGGGGTTGGTAATGGAGCACCCTGAGCAAAAGTCGAGGCTCATCACGCATCTGAAAGGAAAGGAACAAGGCGTACAAATAAACGAAGATGCCATCTACATTCAGAAG CCAAATCCGGAGGAGTCTAACACGTCCACTGCACTGAAGACGTCCTATCAGGAATACCGGCTGTTAACATCCGTCAGTGTCCCAGCGTTCGACCTGAAGGGCAACCGGGAAAACGAGACGAAACTTGCCAACCTTTTAGGGGTCGCCGGGACCGATGTTCCCCTGGAAGAGATAAACAAGTTGACGCTTCCTTATAAACTCGGCGTTAACGGGTACGCTTTCATAGTTTCCAACAACGGGTACGCTATCCTTCATCCTGACCTGAGACCCGCCTACAAGGGAACTCTGAAGGTAAACTACAACAGCATCGACCTCACGGAGGTGGAAGTTATCGGTGAAGATCTGGGACCCAG AATACCCGGAAAGGAGGTGCTGGAGCTGAGAGAAGCTCTGGTCAACCATAAAAATGGTACTTTGGAAAATGTCACGGTGAAGTTTCATTACGACGACTACAGGAGGGTCACCTTCGAGAAACGAAACTACTTTTATGAAGCCCTACCAGGAACACCCTTCGGCCTGGCCATCGCACTTCCGGAATATGGTACCAAATGGATCAAT GTTGGTGAAGAGATAAAGAAGAACTGGattatggagaaaaaaatcatggacTATTTCCGCGGTGATCGTTGGCGAATTCATCCCGGCTGGGTCTACTGCCGTTTTCACTATCTTGAAGGACATGAGTTTGATCGACCCGAAGACGAGCTGAGGTTCTTTCTTGAAGCTCTTGATGAACCCGATACCTGGGAATGGCACGAACAGTACGAGGCCAGTCCAGGTGCCAATAATACAGACGAGAAGATAGATGATGAAGACGATGATGTAACTGTCGAAACTGACTATACGACTGATGATGGCGACTTCATGAACCCAAACGAAGAACAGATGCCAGAAAATGGTACTGAGAACGCTTGCAATCGGAAGACTCTTGACGATGACGATTATTACTGCAACAAGGAATTAATGGAACTTCTTGTTTTCGACGCGAAAGCGACAAACGTCAGTTTCACAGGAAAATTCGTCTTTTCAAATGAGACAGAACGGCAATTGGCCGCCATCTACGGAGTCTTTCTGCGATTTGTCGCAACCCAGAGTGGACTCACGCGTTGGCAAGACGTTGGAGACTCTCCTGATGTAGAAAATGATTCATGGTTTTGGAaccaggaagaaaaaaatgttaaacccGAGTTTGGCGACCTCCATCGACGAGCGGTAAATGAACCATGGTATAAGGGAGCCATTTTTCAGCACAACGTTGATCCCGAAAGTATCTCGGTGACAG TTCCAACTACTCAAGGAGCAGCCGCCATCGTGACTGTGGCACAAGCGATATTCCCCAAAGATGGAGCCCAAAAGGCTCCTGCGGCCGTTATCGGATTGCAAATGCCGATGGAGTCTTTATACGCGAGGTTTCAGGACCTGACTCATGACCATACGGATTCAAACTTTTCCTGTTCTAATGCAGAGACCGATTGCTACCTGATAGACCAGAACGGCTACGTCGTAGTTTCTGACTTGAACGAAACTGGGATATTCTTTGGGACCGTTCAGGGTGGCGTTATGAATTCCATGATTTACCAAGGCGTGTACAAGCGCGTAGTGTTCTACGATTATCAAGGGCTTTGTTCCTATCCT ACATACAAGGGTGCCGCTAATTTCCTCAAGACTCCATTTCACCATTTGTCACAACTCGTCATCTGGCTCATTGCTCGCCTGATGTGGCTAACTTCGCAGATCGTCGAGTTTCCGTTGGCTTGGGCTAAGAAAGATATGAACGAAGACGCCCCAGAGCCGCCTGATCCGCCCGAACTGGTTACCGAATACTACGCTTGTGACGAAAAAAGGACCCTCTACATTTTGCAGCCGGAAGTCACAGAACATTTGAGCAACGTCTCGACCTACCCGTCGCGACCATTTTATGCTGAAAAG GTCCCTTCTACCAACCTCGTGCTTGTCGTCGTCAATGCTTCGTACACGTCGCTTTACGACCGCATTGAAATACTTCCGACGGAGATGCGACCAGAGTCTTACCCCAATGGCCAGGAATTCCCCTGCCACAAACTGAATCTCACACACCTAGGGAGACGTGGACTTGAAGGATGTTACGCGGAAGATCCTGCGGAGGATGAAATTAAAGACTGTGGCTCTTGA